A genomic window from Bdellovibrio sp. SKB1291214 includes:
- a CDS encoding ATP-dependent helicase gives MDWLKGLNPEQQKAVKHNFGPLLILAGAGSGKTTVLVSRTGRMISERVAQSSEICVLTFTNKAARELKHRVKQKLGGAGDGLWAGTFHSFGLQILRRFHKHAGLSPHFGIVDQTDCNAVLKELIKNLSNSGKDKFDIDKILSMINDRRTGLAPTHEGFDEYHEMVEVLAPKFAKRLEHLGVVDFEGLLIKPLQLFKEHPEILEKVQSQFSQVMVDEFQDTNRMQMDLIQQIVKPHSNITVVGDDDQSIYGWRGAEIKNILNFPHEHKKCEVIMLERNYRSSGEILAVANAAISKNKNRHGKVLRAEAAKSTGVLPEVFILEREEDECEFVVQEIQHFLQEGYKLKDFAVLYRSNTQGGLIEASLRRANIAYTISGGTSIFDRKEIKDIMAYLKQSFSPNEVSLRRIINVPNRGIGDTTIEKLTEFSQKRRVSFLDACRLWRDVELPEKTGEAIEDLLGFIEYLPTHILDFNVGSSPGAKLVELFEQLGYKEYVMNTAADPASAEKKWIVVEILGRILDAYLGRRAHEVEYIKSFVDSMMLREDHNEEEDQNKVQLMTLHASKGLEFPVVILAGIEEDLLPHKNLGSDIDEERRLFYVGVTRAKNRLVMSRCQQRKKNGVVRPSVPSRFLLEIPTELYKEYPLGARPVVGQARDDLVASFLSKLDSKIGK, from the coding sequence ATGGATTGGTTGAAGGGGTTGAACCCCGAGCAGCAAAAAGCTGTTAAACATAACTTCGGTCCCTTGCTGATTCTTGCAGGGGCGGGTTCCGGTAAAACGACGGTATTGGTTTCCCGTACGGGCAGAATGATTTCTGAGCGTGTGGCACAATCATCGGAGATCTGCGTTTTAACCTTCACCAATAAGGCGGCACGCGAACTAAAACATCGCGTAAAGCAAAAGCTAGGTGGAGCAGGGGATGGCTTGTGGGCTGGAACGTTTCACTCTTTTGGCCTGCAAATTCTTCGTCGTTTCCATAAGCACGCGGGTCTTTCCCCGCATTTTGGGATCGTAGATCAAACGGACTGCAATGCAGTTTTGAAAGAGCTGATAAAAAATCTTTCTAATTCGGGCAAAGATAAATTCGACATCGATAAAATTCTATCCATGATCAATGACCGTCGTACGGGACTTGCTCCCACCCACGAAGGTTTTGATGAGTATCATGAGATGGTCGAAGTCCTGGCTCCGAAATTTGCAAAACGCTTAGAACACTTGGGTGTCGTCGATTTTGAAGGTTTGTTGATCAAGCCTTTGCAGTTGTTCAAAGAACATCCGGAAATTCTTGAAAAGGTTCAAAGCCAATTTTCTCAAGTAATGGTTGATGAATTCCAAGATACAAATCGCATGCAAATGGATTTGATTCAGCAAATCGTAAAACCTCACAGCAATATCACTGTTGTGGGTGATGATGACCAATCAATTTATGGCTGGCGCGGAGCAGAGATCAAAAATATTCTCAATTTCCCTCACGAGCATAAAAAATGCGAAGTGATCATGCTGGAGCGCAATTACCGTTCGTCGGGTGAAATTTTAGCGGTGGCCAATGCCGCGATCTCTAAAAACAAAAACCGTCACGGTAAAGTTCTGCGCGCCGAGGCGGCTAAGTCCACAGGTGTTTTACCTGAGGTCTTTATCCTTGAACGGGAAGAAGACGAATGCGAATTTGTAGTTCAAGAAATTCAGCATTTCTTGCAAGAGGGATATAAGCTGAAAGACTTTGCAGTCTTGTACCGTTCGAACACTCAAGGTGGTTTGATCGAGGCCTCTTTACGTCGTGCCAATATCGCCTATACTATTTCTGGCGGGACTTCGATCTTTGACCGTAAAGAGATCAAAGATATCATGGCCTACTTGAAGCAATCATTTTCTCCGAACGAGGTTTCTCTCCGCCGAATTATCAATGTCCCAAATCGAGGGATCGGGGACACCACTATTGAAAAGCTGACGGAGTTTTCACAAAAACGTCGGGTCAGCTTTCTGGATGCCTGCCGGTTGTGGAGAGATGTCGAGCTTCCTGAAAAAACCGGAGAGGCGATCGAAGACCTTTTGGGGTTTATCGAATATCTCCCAACCCATATCTTAGACTTTAATGTCGGCTCTTCACCAGGGGCTAAGCTCGTCGAGCTTTTCGAGCAGTTAGGCTATAAAGAGTATGTCATGAATACGGCTGCTGATCCTGCTTCTGCAGAAAAGAAATGGATCGTAGTTGAAATCTTGGGTCGCATCTTAGATGCTTACTTGGGCCGTCGTGCTCACGAAGTGGAATACATTAAGTCCTTTGTCGACTCGATGATGCTTCGTGAAGATCACAACGAAGAAGAGGATCAAAACAAAGTTCAACTGATGACTTTGCATGCATCTAAAGGTTTGGAATTTCCTGTCGTTATTTTAGCGGGTATCGAGGAAGATTTATTGCCGCATAAAAACCTGGGCTCTGACATCGACGAAGAACGTCGTTTATTCTATGTAGGTGTGACCCGTGCAAAAAACCGCCTGGTGATGTCTCGTTGTCAGCAACGCAAGAAAAACGGCGTGGTTCGTCCGTCAGTTCCGTCGCGATTTTTATTGGAAATCCCAACAGAGCTTTACAAAGAATACCCATTAGGGGCGCGCCCGGTCGTGGGGCAGGCCCGCGACGATCTGGTCGCCAGCTTCTTATCTAAGCTTGATAGCAAAATAGGAAAATAA
- a CDS encoding SDR family NAD(P)-dependent oxidoreductase encodes MQRWALITGATAGIGWATAEALAAQNYSLIITGRRFDRLTELEATLHKKFPQIKTIKASFDVSDRFEVSQFMKAHQHDLQNVDVLVNNAGLAKGTDKMQDGSLDDWETMIDTNIKGLLFITRAVVEHMVKKNSGHIVNLGSVAGRWTYPGGGVYCATKFAVRALSEGLRMDLLGTQVRVTNIEPGMVHTEFSFVRFDDQKKADKVYEGMIPLEPKDVAETIAWCVARPPHVNIQELVIYPTDQAHVGMVNRRS; translated from the coding sequence ATGCAAAGATGGGCTCTGATTACGGGGGCAACCGCAGGTATTGGTTGGGCGACGGCAGAGGCTTTGGCCGCTCAGAATTATTCTCTTATTATCACGGGTCGCAGATTCGACAGACTGACAGAATTAGAAGCCACTCTTCATAAAAAGTTTCCGCAGATTAAAACCATCAAAGCCAGCTTCGATGTCTCGGATCGTTTCGAGGTCAGCCAATTTATGAAAGCTCATCAACACGATTTGCAAAACGTCGATGTCTTGGTGAATAACGCCGGATTGGCAAAAGGCACCGACAAAATGCAAGACGGCTCTTTGGATGATTGGGAGACCATGATTGATACCAACATCAAAGGGTTGCTATTCATCACACGTGCCGTCGTTGAACATATGGTTAAAAAGAACTCCGGTCATATTGTGAATTTAGGTTCAGTCGCAGGTCGTTGGACATATCCCGGCGGTGGCGTTTATTGTGCAACGAAATTTGCTGTTCGTGCGCTATCAGAAGGACTGCGCATGGACTTATTGGGGACGCAGGTGCGAGTGACTAATATTGAACCGGGCATGGTTCACACTGAGTTTTCATTTGTACGATTTGATGATCAAAAGAAGGCAGATAAAGTTTACGAGGGTATGATTCCACTTGAACCCAAGGACGTCGCTGAAACAATTGCTTGGTGCGTAGCTCGTCCGCCACATGTGAACATACAAGAACTTGTGATTTACCCAACGGACCAAGCGCATGTTGGAATGGTCAACAGGAGGTCGTAA
- a CDS encoding EVE domain-containing protein: protein MKYWLMKSEPDVYSIDQLKKDKTTWWEGVRNYQARNFMQKDMQVGDMVLFYHSNAEPPGVAGLAKISHLAEPDKAQFDKKSEYFDAKATKEKPIWYCTQVEYIEKFSEIVSLQELRDNAKLADMLVLAKGSRLSVQPVDKKHFDIIKKMGGL, encoded by the coding sequence ATGAAATACTGGTTGATGAAATCAGAGCCTGACGTTTACTCGATTGATCAATTGAAGAAAGATAAAACGACTTGGTGGGAAGGCGTTCGCAACTATCAAGCCCGCAATTTCATGCAAAAAGATATGCAAGTGGGCGACATGGTTTTGTTCTATCACTCCAACGCGGAACCACCTGGTGTGGCAGGACTGGCTAAGATTTCTCATTTAGCCGAGCCCGACAAAGCCCAGTTCGATAAAAAGTCGGAATACTTTGATGCGAAAGCGACGAAAGAAAAACCTATCTGGTATTGCACTCAAGTGGAGTACATTGAGAAGTTTTCCGAAATCGTCAGCCTGCAAGAACTTCGTGATAATGCAAAGCTTGCGGATATGTTGGTTCTAGCCAAGGGTTCCCGCCTTTCCGTACAACCCGTTGATAAAAAACACTTCGACATCATTAAAAAGATGGGCGGCTTGTAG
- the fumC gene encoding class II fumarate hydratase — translation MSFRTEKDTMGEVQVPADKFWGAQTQRSTENFKIGGDKFPREMIRALGILKKSAALTNQKLGILDAKKAEMIVKAADEVISGKLDAHFPLVVWQTGSGTQTNMNANEVIANRAMDMMGIKLPSKEIHPNDDVNKGQSSNDTFPTAMHIAVGEQVQHRLIPMMEKLYLALAAKQKEFAEIVKIGRTHLMDATPLTLGQEFSGYATQVKHGVQRIKNTLPHLHELALGGTAVGTGLNTHPQFAVEAAAEIAREAKIPFVSAENKFEALASHDALVEVSGALNTIAVSLMKIANDIRLLGSGPRCGIGELHLPENEPGSSIMPGKVNPTQCEAMTMVCAQVMGNHVAVTVGGATGHFELNVFKPVIVFNVLNSIRLISDACDSFVEHCVSGIEANHKQIKKHLDNSLMLVTALNPKIGYDNAAKIAKTAHKNGTTLREESINLGLLSGEEFDKLVRPETMTGR, via the coding sequence ATGAGTTTCCGTACAGAGAAAGACACCATGGGTGAAGTGCAAGTCCCAGCAGATAAATTCTGGGGAGCACAAACGCAGCGTTCGACTGAAAATTTTAAAATCGGTGGCGATAAATTTCCACGGGAGATGATTCGTGCCTTAGGCATCCTTAAGAAAAGCGCAGCATTGACGAATCAAAAGCTGGGCATCTTGGATGCCAAAAAAGCCGAGATGATAGTGAAGGCCGCTGATGAAGTGATCTCTGGAAAACTCGATGCTCACTTCCCCTTGGTTGTGTGGCAAACAGGGTCTGGCACTCAGACAAACATGAATGCGAATGAAGTGATCGCGAATCGCGCGATGGATATGATGGGAATTAAGCTTCCTAGCAAGGAAATCCATCCCAATGATGACGTGAACAAAGGCCAATCCTCGAATGATACTTTCCCGACAGCGATGCACATCGCCGTGGGCGAGCAAGTTCAACATCGATTGATTCCAATGATGGAAAAGCTGTACCTAGCTTTAGCAGCAAAACAAAAAGAGTTTGCAGAAATCGTGAAAATCGGTCGCACGCATTTGATGGATGCAACGCCATTGACGCTCGGTCAGGAATTTTCTGGATATGCAACACAGGTCAAACACGGTGTTCAGCGGATTAAAAATACTCTGCCGCATTTGCATGAGCTTGCGTTGGGTGGAACTGCTGTGGGTACGGGATTAAATACGCACCCTCAATTTGCAGTGGAGGCAGCCGCAGAAATTGCGCGCGAAGCTAAAATTCCATTTGTGTCAGCCGAAAATAAATTTGAGGCTCTGGCCAGCCACGATGCTTTGGTTGAAGTCAGTGGCGCCCTGAATACGATTGCTGTATCCCTGATGAAGATCGCCAATGATATTCGTCTTTTGGGGTCTGGCCCCCGATGCGGGATTGGAGAACTCCATTTGCCTGAAAACGAACCGGGCAGTTCGATCATGCCTGGAAAAGTAAATCCCACTCAGTGCGAAGCCATGACTATGGTCTGTGCTCAGGTTATGGGAAATCATGTCGCCGTGACTGTCGGTGGTGCAACAGGTCACTTTGAATTAAATGTGTTTAAGCCAGTGATCGTGTTCAACGTATTAAACTCAATACGTTTGATCTCAGATGCTTGTGACTCGTTTGTTGAGCATTGTGTCTCGGGAATTGAGGCAAATCACAAGCAAATCAAAAAGCATCTCGATAATTCTTTAATGTTAGTAACTGCACTTAACCCAAAAATCGGTTATGATAACGCAGCAAAAATAGCAAAAACTGCCCATAAAAATGGCACTACGCTGCGCGAAGAATCTATTAATCTTGGACTCCTCAGCGGCGAGGAATTTGATAAACTAGTCAGACCGGAAACTATGACGGGCCGATAG
- a CDS encoding efflux RND transporter periplasmic adaptor subunit has protein sequence MKNIFKSKITWAVVAILALGGGGFYYYKQSKANEVTYKRLPIKKGDIEVTILATGTVQPENRLEIKAPVAGRMEQVLVREGQKVTKGQIIAIMSSTERAAMLDAARAKGAEEYKRWAELYLATPIMAPINGTIILRSVEPGQTFTTTDAILTMSDRLTVKAQVDETDIAQIKLKERAEIVLDAYPGEKIKATADQIAFDSKTVNSVTTYLVDALPAGKTPDFMRSGMTANVTFFVQDKKDILVVASEALKVQNGKTYLLVQGPDGRPQSREVKIGISDGKFTEILEGAEEGEVAMVAEVKLSSGKPGGSNPFSPFGKGPGSSRKSGGGSGSPPPR, from the coding sequence ATGAAGAATATTTTTAAGAGCAAAATCACTTGGGCTGTTGTTGCGATATTAGCGCTGGGTGGCGGTGGATTTTACTACTACAAACAAAGCAAAGCCAACGAGGTCACTTACAAACGTTTGCCTATTAAAAAAGGTGACATCGAAGTGACAATCCTGGCAACGGGGACCGTGCAACCGGAAAATCGTCTTGAGATCAAAGCTCCTGTGGCGGGTCGTATGGAACAAGTATTAGTTCGTGAAGGCCAAAAAGTCACGAAAGGCCAAATCATTGCGATTATGAGCTCCACAGAAAGAGCAGCGATGTTAGATGCTGCCCGTGCCAAGGGTGCGGAGGAGTACAAACGTTGGGCAGAATTATATTTGGCAACGCCAATCATGGCGCCGATCAACGGCACAATTATTTTAAGAAGTGTTGAGCCGGGTCAGACGTTTACAACGACGGATGCGATCTTAACGATGTCGGATCGTTTGACAGTGAAAGCACAAGTCGATGAAACGGATATTGCGCAGATCAAACTGAAAGAACGCGCTGAAATCGTCCTTGATGCATACCCTGGTGAAAAGATTAAAGCCACTGCAGATCAGATCGCTTTTGACTCTAAAACCGTCAACAGTGTGACGACGTATTTGGTGGACGCTTTGCCTGCAGGTAAGACCCCTGACTTTATGCGAAGTGGTATGACGGCCAACGTGACGTTCTTTGTTCAAGATAAAAAAGATATTTTGGTTGTCGCCAGTGAAGCTTTGAAAGTTCAAAACGGTAAAACTTATTTGCTCGTGCAGGGGCCCGACGGTCGCCCCCAAAGTCGTGAAGTAAAAATCGGTATTTCTGATGGCAAATTCACCGAGATTCTAGAGGGAGCAGAGGAAGGCGAAGTTGCGATGGTCGCCGAAGTCAAATTGTCCAGTGGTAAGCCAGGCGGCTCTAATCCATTCTCTCCATTCGGTAAAGGACCTGGCAGCAGCAGAAAATCGGGTGGCGGGTCCGGTAGTCCACCGCCAAGATAG
- a CDS encoding RluA family pseudouridine synthase — protein sequence MNVLDIIARGDGWVVINKPPGVSVHNDPRDVCHLLEKQLIPGSFESIHPVHRLDKETSGLLLIALNARLAKQLAEQFQARTSEKYYYALLRGSMPVSEEWQSWDTPISDKAEGRNNPQGLAKDRVESRTDFKVIKSDQYTSLIEVRLFTGRQHQIRKHAALAKHAILGDTRYGDPKFNKRIAEIYKTDRMFLHAGKLKISIDGKEHTFEASREF from the coding sequence ATGAATGTCTTAGATATCATCGCTCGCGGAGACGGCTGGGTTGTTATCAACAAGCCACCGGGAGTTTCCGTTCACAACGATCCCCGCGACGTCTGCCATCTTTTAGAAAAACAATTAATACCAGGAAGCTTTGAAAGCATTCACCCCGTGCATCGCTTGGATAAAGAGACCAGCGGACTCTTGCTGATCGCTTTAAACGCCCGCTTGGCAAAACAGTTGGCCGAGCAGTTTCAAGCCCGGACCAGTGAAAAATACTATTATGCTTTATTAAGGGGATCAATGCCTGTATCTGAAGAGTGGCAGTCCTGGGATACGCCCATTTCTGACAAAGCGGAGGGCCGCAACAACCCTCAAGGCTTAGCTAAAGACCGTGTGGAATCCAGAACGGATTTTAAAGTTATAAAGTCAGATCAATACACCAGTTTGATTGAAGTGCGACTCTTCACGGGCCGCCAACATCAAATTCGCAAACACGCTGCTTTAGCAAAACACGCGATCCTAGGCGATACTCGTTACGGAGACCCAAAGTTTAATAAACGCATTGCGGAGATCTATAAAACCGATCGCATGTTTCTGCATGCTGGAAAATTAAAAATCTCCATCGACGGTAAGGAACACACTTTCGAAGCCTCGAGAGAGTTCTAA
- a CDS encoding ABC transporter permease, producing the protein MIEISGIKKSYKMGDNVVDALRDVTLTIEDGDFVAIMGPSGSGKSTLMHILGLLDVPTSGSYKLHGREVSKLSEDELAILRRDEIGFIFQQFNLLPRMPAWQNVSLPLLYSEKKFDFSKAEVLLEKVGLGTRGDHKPNELSGGQQQRVAIARSLINNPRIIFADEPTGNLDSRSEKEIMDILKSLNAQGITVVIVTHEEEIGEQANRLIRMRDGVVQSDERKAPLNTVASHTSDQSLHTEFHFGEMIEHFDQGWKTLAANKVRSGLSMLGILIGVAAVVTMLALGTGAQQSIEKQLASMGSNLLILRAGNVRVSGVAQESGVRIRITTDDVAALKAQIPSIKNVVPNVSGRGQVTYLNKNWNTSVAGVSTAFVEVRNAEPVMGRFFSDDENQRRALVAVIGRTVSRELFGDKSPIGESIKINKINFTVIGMLPEKGAQGPNDQDDRIIVPVQTAMYRLFGKTYVDSVDVEVGQKELIDETQDSLKEVLNKRHRVPLSQQDDAFQIFNMADLQAAIESSSKTMSMLLSSIAAISLLVGGIGIMNIMLVSVTERTREIGLRKAIGGRKIDILMQFLAESVVVSVIGGLLGIGLAWGVTIALSSVLGWPMSISAKAVGLSFFFSAFIGIVFGLYPAKKASELHPIDALRYE; encoded by the coding sequence ATGATTGAAATCAGCGGCATAAAAAAATCATACAAAATGGGAGACAACGTCGTCGATGCTCTTCGCGATGTCACATTGACCATTGAGGATGGCGATTTTGTGGCAATCATGGGGCCTTCGGGCTCTGGTAAATCTACGTTGATGCACATTTTGGGTTTGTTGGATGTTCCAACATCGGGTTCGTACAAACTCCATGGTCGCGAAGTTTCAAAGTTATCTGAAGACGAGCTCGCGATTTTACGTCGTGATGAAATTGGCTTTATCTTTCAACAGTTCAACTTGTTACCAAGAATGCCGGCATGGCAAAACGTCTCATTGCCGCTGCTCTATTCTGAAAAGAAATTTGATTTTTCCAAAGCCGAGGTGCTTTTAGAAAAAGTCGGCTTGGGCACTCGTGGTGATCATAAACCGAATGAGTTGTCAGGTGGTCAACAGCAACGTGTCGCCATTGCACGCTCCCTGATAAATAATCCTCGTATTATTTTTGCCGATGAACCCACAGGGAACTTGGATTCACGCAGCGAAAAAGAAATCATGGATATTCTTAAGTCCCTGAATGCCCAGGGCATCACTGTAGTGATTGTGACCCACGAGGAAGAAATCGGGGAGCAAGCCAATCGCCTGATCCGCATGCGTGACGGGGTGGTTCAAAGTGACGAGCGCAAAGCACCACTGAATACTGTTGCATCCCATACATCGGATCAATCTCTGCATACCGAATTTCATTTCGGTGAAATGATCGAGCACTTTGATCAAGGTTGGAAAACTTTGGCAGCTAATAAAGTTCGTTCCGGTCTTTCGATGCTGGGTATTTTGATCGGGGTTGCCGCGGTGGTTACGATGTTGGCACTTGGTACGGGTGCTCAACAATCGATTGAAAAGCAATTAGCATCGATGGGTTCGAATCTTTTGATTTTGCGCGCGGGGAATGTGCGTGTTTCTGGCGTCGCTCAGGAGTCAGGTGTTCGAATTCGTATCACCACGGATGACGTGGCCGCTTTAAAAGCACAAATTCCCTCAATTAAGAACGTGGTTCCCAATGTGAGTGGTCGCGGTCAGGTGACTTACTTAAATAAAAACTGGAACACCTCGGTGGCGGGGGTGTCGACGGCCTTTGTGGAAGTCAGAAACGCAGAACCTGTGATGGGACGCTTTTTCTCGGATGACGAAAATCAGCGACGCGCTCTTGTGGCAGTCATAGGTCGCACAGTTTCCCGTGAACTCTTTGGAGACAAATCTCCCATTGGGGAATCAATTAAGATCAATAAAATCAATTTCACAGTGATCGGAATGCTGCCTGAAAAAGGTGCGCAAGGCCCCAACGACCAAGACGACCGCATTATCGTTCCGGTACAGACGGCCATGTACCGACTGTTTGGTAAAACTTATGTCGATTCCGTCGACGTTGAAGTGGGACAAAAAGAGTTGATCGATGAAACTCAAGATTCACTGAAGGAAGTTTTGAATAAACGTCACCGCGTTCCTTTGTCACAACAAGACGATGCTTTCCAAATTTTCAATATGGCGGACCTGCAAGCGGCGATTGAAAGTAGCAGTAAAACCATGTCGATGCTTTTAAGTTCTATTGCTGCAATCTCGTTGTTGGTGGGTGGTATCGGCATCATGAATATCATGTTGGTATCGGTCACGGAAAGAACTCGCGAAATAGGTCTCCGTAAAGCTATCGGAGGTCGCAAGATTGACATCTTGATGCAATTCCTAGCTGAATCCGTCGTGGTATCCGTCATCGGCGGCCTGTTAGGTATCGGACTCGCATGGGGAGTCACGATCGCTTTATCCTCCGTCCTAGGATGGCCAATGTCCATCTCCGCCAAAGCCGTAGGCCTTTCATTCTTTTTCTCGGCCTTTATCGGAATCGTCTTCGGCCTGTACCCAGCCAAAAAAGCCTCCGAACTCCATCCGATAGATGCCCTCCGCTACGAATAA
- a CDS encoding YchJ family protein — protein MKCPCGIEKNYTECCGVYHSGKEKAPTAEALMRSRYSAFAKNQMQYLRDTTDPQSLGDIDDEANQEWAERAKFLKLEIVKAEEKANKGVVEFKAFYSVDDEDYVHHEVSTFRKQAGEWFFKSGKVKETKEAK, from the coding sequence ATGAAATGCCCATGTGGAATCGAAAAAAACTATACGGAATGTTGTGGTGTTTACCACTCTGGAAAAGAGAAAGCGCCAACGGCCGAAGCCTTGATGCGTTCTCGTTACTCTGCGTTTGCAAAAAATCAAATGCAATACTTGCGTGATACGACAGACCCGCAATCTTTGGGCGACATCGATGATGAAGCCAATCAAGAGTGGGCTGAACGCGCAAAGTTTTTGAAACTTGAAATCGTTAAAGCCGAAGAAAAAGCCAACAAAGGTGTGGTCGAGTTCAAAGCTTTCTATAGTGTGGATGACGAAGATTATGTTCATCATGAAGTGTCTACATTCCGCAAGCAAGCGGGCGAGTGGTTCTTTAAATCTGGAAAAGTTAAAGAAACGAAAGAGGCTAAATAA
- a CDS encoding DUF1543 domain-containing protein produces MLKLYNVHCGFYDKTVTGGLFEGHTNILVVADSFADAKNKIKGKSEFKRLKMHIDGIQEIDTVDGYAISLKEQPALANTTVLKRQKYGSTKAETLTFKD; encoded by the coding sequence ATGCTCAAACTCTATAATGTTCATTGTGGGTTCTATGATAAGACAGTTACCGGCGGACTTTTCGAAGGCCATACAAATATTCTGGTCGTCGCCGATAGTTTTGCTGACGCAAAAAATAAAATTAAAGGAAAAAGCGAATTCAAACGCCTTAAAATGCACATCGACGGAATCCAGGAAATTGATACGGTCGACGGATACGCCATCTCTTTAAAAGAGCAGCCAGCTCTCGCAAACACCACCGTCTTAAAACGTCAAAAATACGGAAGCACCAAAGCAGAAACTTTGACATTCAAAGACTAG
- a CDS encoding tRNA dihydrouridine synthase — MKLFLAPMEGVVDWVMRDTLTQIGGVDQCVTEFLRVTDRLHPESVFFKNCPELRTGSRTRWGTPVFVQLLGGQAEPLALNAQRAAKMGALGVDLNFGCPAKTVNRHDGGASLLKSCDRVHTIVDTVRKAVPAHVPVTAKIRLGFDDPTKCIDIAQAVEAANANWLTIHCRTKTDGYKPPAYWEWIPKIKEKTKIKIIANGEIWNVQDFQRCVEVTQCEDYMIGRGVMSNPFIFKQIKQSLQQEPVEEMNWERAKPLLPQFFAASTEYINDYFAVSRTKQWLKALSLKNGEAKQVFDQIKILKKPTEFHSELLKATT; from the coding sequence ATGAAACTTTTCTTGGCTCCGATGGAAGGTGTTGTTGATTGGGTGATGAGGGATACTCTGACCCAAATCGGTGGCGTTGATCAGTGCGTGACAGAATTTCTGCGCGTGACAGATCGCCTGCACCCCGAGAGCGTTTTCTTTAAGAACTGTCCTGAACTTCGCACGGGCTCCCGCACGCGCTGGGGCACACCGGTGTTCGTTCAGCTTTTAGGAGGCCAAGCGGAACCCTTAGCATTAAATGCCCAACGCGCAGCTAAAATGGGCGCCTTGGGAGTTGATCTTAATTTTGGATGCCCAGCCAAAACAGTGAATCGCCATGATGGTGGAGCTTCACTGTTAAAGTCGTGCGATCGCGTGCACACAATCGTAGATACGGTTCGCAAAGCAGTCCCCGCCCATGTGCCGGTGACGGCGAAAATTCGTTTAGGTTTCGATGATCCGACAAAATGTATCGACATCGCCCAAGCAGTTGAGGCAGCGAATGCCAACTGGCTGACGATTCACTGCCGTACGAAAACCGATGGGTATAAGCCCCCTGCATATTGGGAATGGATTCCAAAAATTAAAGAGAAAACGAAAATCAAGATTATCGCTAATGGCGAAATCTGGAACGTTCAGGATTTTCAGCGCTGTGTGGAAGTTACTCAATGCGAAGACTATATGATCGGTCGCGGAGTGATGAGCAACCCGTTCATCTTTAAACAAATCAAACAAAGCCTTCAGCAAGAACCGGTTGAGGAAATGAACTGGGAGCGAGCGAAGCCGTTGTTGCCGCAATTCTTTGCTGCCAGCACCGAGTACATCAACGACTACTTCGCAGTTTCTCGTACGAAACAGTGGTTAAAGGCCTTGTCCTTAAAAAACGGTGAAGCAAAACAAGTCTTCGATCAAATCAAAATCCTAAAAAAACCCACCGAGTTCCACTCAGAACTCCTAAAAGCCACCACCTAA